Proteins from a genomic interval of Amycolatopsis sp. cg13:
- a CDS encoding YdeI/OmpD-associated family protein, translated as MSHTFSTLVELNGKTATGFRVPAEVVEALGQGRRPKVRVRIGPHTYRSTVAVYSGEFMLPLSAANREAAGVAAGETVEVTLEADLAERTVEMPDDLAAALADRKGARAAFDKLSFTAQRERAEAVTSAKRAETRERRIAKIVAELAGDGLP; from the coding sequence ATGTCGCATACGTTCAGCACGCTCGTCGAGCTCAACGGCAAGACCGCCACCGGTTTCCGGGTCCCGGCCGAGGTCGTCGAGGCGCTCGGCCAGGGACGGCGGCCGAAGGTGCGGGTGAGGATCGGCCCGCACACCTACCGCAGCACGGTCGCGGTCTACTCCGGCGAGTTCATGCTGCCGCTCAGCGCGGCGAACCGGGAGGCGGCGGGGGTCGCGGCCGGGGAGACGGTCGAGGTCACGCTCGAAGCCGATCTTGCCGAGCGGACGGTGGAGATGCCGGACGATCTCGCTGCCGCACTGGCTGACCGGAAGGGCGCGCGGGCCGCGTTCGACAAGCTTTCCTTTACCGCCCAACGGGAACGCGCCGAAGCTGTTACTTCCGCCAAGCGCGCGGAGACCCGGGAGCGGCGGATCGCGAAGATCGTCGCGGAGCTTGCCGGGGACGGGCTTCCCTAG
- a CDS encoding TetR/AcrR family transcriptional regulator — MEKRALRADSERTAQAILEAAERVLSDNPAATMEQIAEAAGVSRTTVHRRFASRDALVDAMTLWATQQFHDALASVRPDVTPPLVALYQVTAKVLSVKLRWGFAMNAHPQEEGVLTPDVVAQCDVFFQRLEETGTLRPGVDLVWARRVYCALIHEAAQDQDSADPDTLATRVVDTVLGGFGKPGVTVG; from the coding sequence ATGGAGAAACGGGCCCTGCGCGCGGACTCGGAACGGACGGCTCAGGCGATCCTCGAGGCCGCCGAACGGGTGCTCAGCGACAACCCGGCGGCGACGATGGAGCAGATCGCGGAGGCGGCGGGCGTCTCGCGGACGACCGTGCACCGCCGGTTCGCCAGCCGCGACGCGCTGGTGGACGCGATGACTCTGTGGGCGACGCAGCAGTTCCACGACGCGCTCGCCAGCGTCCGGCCGGACGTCACGCCGCCGCTGGTCGCGCTTTACCAGGTGACCGCGAAGGTGCTGAGCGTCAAGCTCCGGTGGGGGTTCGCGATGAACGCGCACCCGCAGGAAGAAGGCGTCCTGACCCCGGACGTCGTCGCCCAGTGCGACGTCTTCTTCCAGCGCCTGGAGGAAACCGGCACGCTGCGGCCCGGCGTCGACCTGGTCTGGGCGCGCCGCGTGTACTGCGCGCTCATCCACGAAGCAGCGCAGGACCAAGACTCCGCCGATCCGGACACGCTGGCGACCCGCGTCGTCGACACCGTGCTCGGCGGCTTCGGCAAGCCAGGGGTGACGGTGGGCTAG
- a CDS encoding SDR family oxidoreductase, with amino-acid sequence MDMQLTGKTAVVTGASRGIGLATVSALIGEGMRVVAAARTITPELKETGAVPMSVDLSAPDGPGRLIDQAVAELGGLDVLVNNVGGGDSSEGQAGGFLSLTDQQWTDMVELNFLAAVRASRAALPHLIERRGAIVTVSSNGARIPHSGPIAYTTAKAALTAFGKALAEEFGPQGVRVNTVSPGPVRTALWEGPDSYGAELASSMGMPHGDLLAAVPAGAGMLTGRFVEPEEVATLITYLASPLAASITGTDHLVDAGAVKTV; translated from the coding sequence ATGGACATGCAGTTGACCGGCAAGACCGCAGTGGTCACCGGAGCGAGCCGCGGAATCGGCCTGGCCACGGTTTCCGCGCTGATCGGCGAAGGGATGCGAGTGGTGGCCGCGGCCCGGACGATCACGCCGGAACTGAAGGAAACCGGCGCGGTGCCGATGTCCGTGGACCTGTCCGCTCCAGACGGCCCCGGACGGCTGATCGACCAGGCCGTGGCTGAGCTAGGCGGATTGGACGTCCTGGTGAACAACGTCGGCGGCGGCGACAGCAGCGAGGGCCAAGCTGGCGGTTTCTTGTCGCTCACCGATCAACAGTGGACAGACATGGTGGAGCTGAATTTCCTTGCCGCGGTACGGGCTTCTCGCGCTGCCCTGCCGCACCTGATCGAACGGCGGGGCGCGATCGTCACGGTCTCGTCGAATGGTGCGCGGATCCCGCATTCGGGCCCGATCGCTTACACCACCGCGAAAGCCGCGCTGACGGCGTTCGGGAAGGCACTGGCGGAGGAGTTCGGGCCACAGGGCGTACGGGTAAATACGGTCTCCCCCGGGCCGGTTCGTACCGCACTGTGGGAAGGCCCAGACAGCTACGGCGCCGAGCTGGCTTCGTCGATGGGGATGCCGCATGGGGATTTGCTGGCCGCGGTTCCGGCGGGTGCGGGGATGCTGACGGGCCGGTTTGTCGAACCGGAGGAGGTGGCCACGCTGATCACGTATCTCGCATCGCCGCTGGCCGCGAGCATCACCGGGACGGACCATCTTGTCGATGCAGGGGCGGTGAAGACTGTGTGA
- a CDS encoding NUDIX domain-containing protein, with the protein MTPMTANRFVRCSCGRQHWGAFGAAGLLLCDPRRGVLLQRRAWWVHNGGTWALPGGALEVGETVHEAAAREAWEEAAIPASAFRAMSASVLDHGEWQYTTVLGLADSALQAQVANEESAEMRWVPPDEVAALDLHRDFAAAWPMLREQLGRELVLVVDAANVMGSRPDGWWRDRRGAAERLRDQLTGPAERGLRDDVAGIGAGPAWSWWPRVVLVVEGKARGVEPIPGVEVVSADADGDSKIVEVTAAARQRLEDHVVVVTADRELRGRVGDLGARVLGPGTLLRELSS; encoded by the coding sequence GTGACGCCGATGACCGCCAACCGCTTTGTGCGGTGTTCTTGCGGCAGGCAGCACTGGGGCGCGTTCGGTGCGGCCGGGTTGTTGTTGTGCGATCCCCGCCGGGGCGTGTTGTTGCAGCGCCGTGCGTGGTGGGTGCACAACGGCGGCACGTGGGCCTTGCCCGGCGGTGCGCTCGAAGTCGGCGAGACCGTGCACGAGGCCGCTGCTCGGGAAGCGTGGGAAGAAGCCGCCATTCCGGCGTCGGCGTTTCGCGCGATGTCGGCGTCGGTGCTGGATCACGGCGAGTGGCAGTACACGACCGTGCTCGGGCTGGCTGACAGTGCGTTGCAAGCGCAGGTCGCGAACGAGGAAAGCGCCGAGATGCGCTGGGTCCCGCCGGACGAGGTGGCCGCGCTCGACCTTCACCGTGATTTCGCCGCCGCCTGGCCGATGCTGCGCGAGCAACTGGGCCGGGAACTGGTCCTGGTGGTCGACGCGGCGAACGTGATGGGCTCCCGTCCGGACGGCTGGTGGCGCGACCGCCGCGGCGCCGCGGAACGGCTCCGCGACCAGCTGACCGGCCCGGCCGAACGCGGACTGCGCGACGACGTGGCCGGCATCGGCGCGGGCCCGGCGTGGTCCTGGTGGCCCCGGGTGGTGCTGGTGGTCGAGGGCAAGGCCAGGGGAGTGGAGCCGATCCCGGGCGTCGAGGTCGTCTCGGCGGACGCCGACGGCGATTCGAAGATCGTCGAGGTGACTGCCGCCGCCCGGCAACGTCTGGAGGATCACGTCGTGGTCGTGACGGCCGACCGCGAACTGCGCGGCCGGGTCGGCGATCTCGGCGCGCGGGTGCTCGGGCCGGGAACCTTGTTGCGGGAGCTCAGCAGCTAG
- a CDS encoding ROK family protein, with product MDVGGTSVRAGVVDERGSLLDTARVGTPSEENALEDAIAGVVESLRNRHDVAAVGLAVAGFVTRDRRSVMFAPHLAWRNAPVADRIAKRVGLSVTLEHDVNSAVVAEHRFGAARGAGVAALVALGTGIGAGLLLDGEIYRGAHGVAPELGHLTVVRDGRACPCGKYGCWERYCSGTALAATAVELLARYPGRSTVLSREIAGDPGSVTGRRVARAARDGDPIALRAMAELAKWLGEGLALVADVFDPEIIVIGGGVSESAPLFLDEAREHYSGAITGARHRPLARIRTAHLGDDTAIVGAAALAMDTL from the coding sequence GTGGACGTCGGCGGCACCAGCGTGCGAGCCGGCGTCGTGGACGAGCGCGGCTCGCTTCTCGACACGGCGCGCGTCGGGACGCCGAGCGAGGAGAACGCGCTCGAAGACGCCATCGCCGGGGTCGTCGAAAGCCTGCGCAACCGCCACGACGTCGCCGCGGTCGGCCTGGCGGTCGCCGGTTTCGTGACCCGCGACCGGCGCTCGGTGATGTTCGCGCCGCACCTGGCCTGGCGCAACGCCCCGGTGGCGGACCGGATCGCGAAACGCGTCGGCCTGTCGGTGACCCTGGAGCATGACGTCAACTCCGCGGTAGTCGCCGAACACCGCTTCGGCGCCGCCCGCGGGGCCGGGGTTGCCGCTTTGGTCGCCCTGGGCACCGGAATCGGCGCGGGCTTACTGCTGGACGGCGAGATCTACCGCGGCGCACACGGAGTGGCCCCGGAACTCGGCCACCTCACCGTGGTGCGCGACGGCCGCGCTTGCCCGTGTGGAAAGTACGGCTGCTGGGAGCGCTACTGCAGCGGAACCGCGCTGGCCGCGACCGCCGTCGAACTGCTCGCCCGGTACCCCGGCCGTTCCACCGTGCTGTCCCGGGAAATCGCCGGAGACCCCGGTTCGGTCACCGGCCGCCGAGTAGCCCGCGCAGCCCGCGACGGCGACCCGATCGCCTTGCGCGCCATGGCGGAGCTGGCCAAGTGGCTAGGCGAGGGACTGGCTTTGGTGGCGGACGTCTTCGACCCGGAGATCATCGTCATCGGGGGCGGGGTTTCGGAGTCCGCGCCGTTGTTTCTGGACGAGGCCAGGGAGCATTACTCCGGGGCGATTACGGGTGCGCGGCACCGCCCGCTGGCTCGGATCCGGACTGCGCACCTGGGGGACGACACGGCGATCGTGGGGGCGGCTGCGTTGGCGATGGACACGTTGTAG
- a CDS encoding ArsA family ATPase, with product MRILLFTGKGGVGKTTLAAATAAALAGRGRKTLVVSTDPAHSLGDAFGTPLAAEPSEVDIRRDGTPAGLWAAQVDSRALADRTWHELRGELRKVLAGAGLDILDAEELTVLPGVDELLALSEVRRLASQGPWDTVVVDCGPTAETLRLLSLPEAVSGYLGRVFGNRRVAASVRQLGAHLDALRELLTDPRVTTVRLVLTPERVVVAEARRTLTSLALRGIAVDGLIANRLMPAPGFWRGSAAKWLRTRRDQQDAVLTELAKAGFGPGELARVEHRASEPVGAEALAELARELYGSRDPLSGNGKPVTPLLSVAADGDGFRLRVALPLDRDSAVDLARVDDDLAITVDGFRRLVALPETLRPCRITGAESDADGLVVSLAGNRGSG from the coding sequence ATGCGCATCCTGCTGTTCACCGGCAAGGGGGGTGTCGGGAAAACGACGCTCGCCGCGGCTACCGCTGCCGCGCTCGCCGGCCGCGGCAGGAAGACGCTCGTCGTGTCCACCGATCCGGCGCATTCGCTCGGCGACGCGTTCGGCACGCCGCTTGCCGCCGAACCCTCCGAAGTGGACATCCGCCGGGACGGCACGCCAGCCGGTCTGTGGGCGGCGCAGGTGGACTCGCGGGCGTTGGCCGATCGCACGTGGCACGAGCTGCGCGGCGAACTGCGGAAAGTGCTGGCCGGAGCCGGTCTGGACATCCTGGACGCGGAAGAGCTGACCGTGCTGCCCGGCGTCGACGAGTTGCTCGCGCTGAGCGAGGTGCGTCGGCTGGCGTCGCAGGGTCCGTGGGACACCGTGGTGGTCGACTGTGGTCCGACCGCTGAGACGCTGCGCTTGCTTTCGCTGCCGGAAGCCGTGTCGGGTTACTTGGGCCGGGTTTTCGGCAACCGGCGCGTCGCGGCGTCGGTCCGGCAGCTCGGCGCACATCTGGACGCGCTGCGCGAACTGCTCACCGACCCGCGCGTGACGACCGTGCGGCTGGTGCTCACGCCGGAACGAGTGGTGGTCGCCGAGGCACGGCGGACGCTCACGTCGCTGGCGTTGCGCGGCATCGCGGTCGACGGCCTGATCGCCAACCGGCTGATGCCCGCGCCCGGTTTCTGGCGCGGTTCGGCCGCGAAATGGCTGCGCACCCGGCGGGATCAGCAGGACGCGGTTCTGACGGAACTCGCGAAGGCCGGTTTCGGTCCCGGCGAGCTGGCCCGCGTCGAACACCGGGCGAGCGAACCGGTGGGCGCGGAGGCGCTCGCCGAGCTGGCCCGCGAGCTGTACGGCAGCCGGGATCCGTTGTCCGGCAACGGAAAACCGGTCACGCCGCTGCTGTCGGTCGCTGCTGATGGAGACGGCTTCCGGCTGCGGGTCGCGCTCCCGCTGGACCGGGATTCGGCGGTCGACCTCGCCCGCGTGGACGACGACCTGGCGATCACCGTGGACGGGTTCCGCCGGCTGGTCGCCCTGCCCGAGACGCTGCGCCCGTGCCGGATCACCGGCGCGGAATCCGACGCCGACGGCCTGGTGGTCAGCCTGGCCGGGAACCGGGGATCCGGGTGA
- a CDS encoding SRPBCC family protein, giving the protein MAEQSTQSIEVDAEPARVMSVISDFPAYPEWAKAVRETEVLATDDAGRAKQVKLTLDAGPIKDVYTLEYDWDDSGLGVSWHLVKGQMQKAQNGRYALEPLGGGRTRVTYTLSVELALPMIGLLRRKAEKMVMDTALKELKRRAEG; this is encoded by the coding sequence ATGGCCGAGCAGTCCACGCAGTCCATCGAGGTCGACGCCGAGCCCGCGCGGGTGATGTCGGTGATCTCCGATTTCCCCGCGTACCCGGAGTGGGCCAAGGCGGTCCGCGAGACCGAGGTGCTCGCGACCGACGACGCGGGCCGTGCGAAGCAGGTGAAGCTCACCCTCGACGCCGGGCCGATCAAGGACGTGTACACGCTCGAGTACGACTGGGACGATTCCGGTCTCGGCGTCAGCTGGCACCTGGTCAAGGGCCAGATGCAGAAGGCGCAGAACGGCCGGTACGCGCTCGAACCGCTCGGCGGCGGGCGCACCCGCGTCACCTACACGCTGTCCGTTGAGCTGGCGCTCCCGATGATCGGGCTGCTGCGGCGCAAGGCGGAGAAGATGGTCATGGACACCGCGCTCAAGGAGCTCAAGCGCAGGGCCGAGGGCTAA
- a CDS encoding metallophosphoesterase: MRVHVVSDVHGNADALKRAGDGADALVVLGDLLDFVDYHDHDKGIMGVLFGAEKVGEFARLRREGTRDETVAYSRTLWATLDDPAAAVDEAVREQYSTMFASMTAPTYAIPGNVDAPSAWPEFASEGVHLVDGEVVTIGGLRFGFAGGAVLPDGVLPRPRKGAAWRPYLRAREEFDAAVSLLDQVDVLCTHIPPAVPELTYDVVARRAELGSKALLDLIRRQRPRWSVFGHVHQPLAVRRRVGHTECRNVGHFKETGQPYVLRW, translated from the coding sequence GTGCGGGTTCACGTCGTTTCGGACGTGCACGGCAACGCCGACGCGCTGAAGCGGGCGGGGGACGGGGCGGACGCGCTGGTCGTGCTCGGCGACCTGCTCGACTTCGTCGACTACCACGACCACGACAAAGGCATCATGGGCGTGCTGTTCGGCGCGGAGAAAGTCGGCGAGTTCGCCCGCCTGCGCCGCGAAGGCACCAGGGACGAGACGGTCGCCTACTCGCGCACGCTGTGGGCCACCCTGGACGACCCGGCCGCCGCGGTCGACGAAGCGGTCCGGGAGCAGTACTCCACGATGTTCGCTTCGATGACCGCGCCGACGTACGCGATCCCGGGCAATGTCGACGCGCCGTCAGCGTGGCCGGAGTTCGCCAGCGAGGGCGTGCACCTGGTCGACGGCGAGGTCGTCACCATCGGCGGCCTGCGGTTCGGCTTCGCCGGCGGCGCGGTGCTGCCCGACGGCGTGCTCCCGCGTCCGCGCAAGGGCGCGGCGTGGCGGCCGTACCTGCGGGCGCGCGAGGAGTTCGACGCGGCGGTCTCGCTGCTGGATCAGGTCGACGTCCTGTGCACGCACATCCCGCCCGCGGTGCCCGAATTGACCTACGACGTGGTCGCGCGACGCGCCGAACTCGGTTCGAAGGCCCTGCTGGACCTGATCCGGCGGCAGCGTCCGCGCTGGTCGGTATTCGGGCACGTGCACCAGCCGCTGGCCGTGCGGCGCCGGGTCGGGCACACCGAATGCCGTAACGTAGGTCACTTCAAGGAGACCGGGCAGCCGTACGTGCTGCGCTGGTGA
- a CDS encoding polyketide cyclase / dehydrase and lipid transport, whose protein sequence is MHAPPALDLVDETFIVVPPSTVAAAFADPRSWRRYWPDLELQVYTDRGDKGLRWTVTGALIGTMEVWLEPVLDGTVLHYFLRATPAGPGGVPRELSPRELRREFDRRARAAKDVALSLKEILEDGREPGVPPRTVE, encoded by the coding sequence GTGCACGCACCGCCAGCTCTCGATCTCGTCGACGAGACCTTCATCGTCGTGCCCCCGTCCACCGTCGCGGCGGCCTTCGCCGACCCGCGTTCGTGGCGGCGGTACTGGCCCGACCTGGAGTTGCAGGTCTACACCGACCGGGGGGACAAGGGCCTGCGCTGGACCGTCACGGGCGCCTTGATCGGTACCATGGAGGTCTGGCTGGAACCTGTTCTCGACGGCACCGTGCTGCATTACTTCCTCCGGGCCACGCCGGCCGGTCCCGGCGGCGTCCCGCGCGAGCTCAGCCCGCGCGAACTGCGCCGCGAGTTCGACCGGCGGGCGCGCGCGGCGAAGGACGTGGCGCTGAGCCTGAAGGAGATCCTCGAGGACGGGCGCGAGCCGGGGGTTCCGCCCCGGACCGTCGAGTAG
- a CDS encoding long-chain fatty acid--CoA ligase yields the protein MREYSAPAGKPVTDDENLADVVWANAERFSDVVSFRRQVEGTWLDVTAKDFADQVAAVAKGLIAAGVGHGDRVALMSKTRYEWTLVDFAIWAAGAVTVPIYETSSPEQVYWILSDSAAKAVVVETGAHRKAIDEIGGRLSTLEHTWQIEGDSPAVDELTALGAEVSDEDLHTRRRSVTANETATIVYTSGTTGRPKGVELTHRNLLAEIRADIEAFPELMEQGNSLLCFLPLAHILARAIAITALTARVTLGHTPDVKNLVPDLGTFRPTFVVAVPRVFEKVYNTAKQKAHADGKGKIFDAAEATAVAYSEAQEKGGAGLGLRAKHLVFDKLVYGKLRAALGGRCIAAVSGGAPLGARLAHFFRGIGVPVFEGYGLTETSAAANVNTSAAFRVGTVGRPVAGTSVRIAEDGEVLLKGDVVFGRYYNNPEASAEALTDGWFHTGDLGELDAEGFLKITGRKKEIIVTAGGKNVAPSGLEDTIKAAPLVSQVMVVGDQRPFIAALVTVDEEYFPAWKSQHGKPAEATVSELAEDADLRAEIQAAVDEANKQVSHAESIKKFIVLANDFTEAGGEITPSLKLKRNVVNKNYASDIEALYRK from the coding sequence GTGCGCGAATACAGCGCCCCCGCCGGGAAGCCGGTGACCGACGACGAGAATCTGGCCGATGTCGTCTGGGCGAACGCGGAGCGGTTCTCCGACGTGGTCAGCTTCCGGCGGCAGGTCGAGGGCACCTGGCTCGACGTGACCGCGAAGGATTTCGCCGACCAGGTCGCGGCCGTGGCCAAGGGCCTGATCGCGGCGGGCGTCGGGCACGGCGACCGCGTCGCGCTGATGTCGAAGACCCGCTACGAGTGGACGCTCGTCGACTTCGCGATCTGGGCCGCGGGCGCGGTCACGGTTCCGATCTACGAGACCTCGTCGCCCGAACAGGTGTACTGGATCCTGTCCGACTCGGCCGCCAAGGCCGTCGTCGTGGAGACCGGCGCGCACCGGAAGGCGATCGACGAGATCGGCGGGCGGCTCAGCACGCTCGAGCACACCTGGCAGATCGAGGGCGACTCCCCCGCGGTCGACGAGCTGACCGCGCTGGGCGCCGAGGTCTCCGACGAGGACCTGCACACCCGCCGTCGCAGCGTCACCGCGAACGAGACGGCCACGATCGTCTACACCTCGGGCACCACCGGGCGGCCCAAGGGCGTCGAGCTGACCCACCGGAACCTGCTGGCCGAGATCCGCGCGGACATCGAGGCGTTCCCGGAGCTGATGGAGCAGGGCAACTCGCTGCTGTGCTTCCTGCCGCTGGCGCACATCCTCGCCCGCGCGATCGCCATCACCGCGCTCACCGCCCGGGTCACGCTCGGCCACACGCCGGACGTCAAGAACCTGGTCCCGGACCTCGGCACCTTCCGGCCGACGTTCGTGGTCGCCGTGCCGCGCGTGTTCGAGAAGGTCTACAACACCGCCAAGCAGAAGGCGCACGCCGACGGCAAGGGCAAGATCTTCGACGCCGCCGAGGCCACCGCGGTCGCGTACAGCGAAGCGCAGGAAAAGGGCGGCGCCGGGCTCGGCCTGCGCGCGAAGCACCTGGTCTTCGACAAGCTGGTGTACGGCAAGCTCCGCGCCGCGCTGGGCGGCCGCTGCATCGCCGCGGTGTCCGGCGGGGCCCCGCTGGGCGCGCGGCTGGCGCACTTCTTCCGCGGCATCGGCGTGCCGGTGTTCGAGGGCTACGGCCTCACCGAGACGTCCGCCGCGGCGAACGTGAACACCAGCGCGGCGTTCCGCGTCGGCACCGTCGGGCGCCCGGTCGCGGGCACCTCGGTGCGCATCGCGGAGGACGGCGAGGTCCTGCTGAAGGGCGACGTCGTGTTCGGCCGGTACTACAACAACCCGGAGGCGAGCGCGGAAGCCCTCACCGACGGCTGGTTCCACACCGGCGACCTCGGCGAACTGGACGCGGAAGGCTTCCTCAAGATCACCGGCCGCAAGAAGGAGATCATCGTGACGGCGGGCGGCAAGAACGTCGCCCCGTCCGGTCTCGAGGACACCATCAAGGCCGCGCCGCTGGTGAGCCAGGTGATGGTGGTCGGCGATCAGCGGCCGTTCATCGCCGCGCTGGTGACTGTTGACGAGGAGTACTTCCCGGCGTGGAAGTCCCAGCACGGCAAGCCCGCCGAGGCGACGGTGTCCGAGCTGGCCGAGGACGCGGACCTGCGCGCGGAAATCCAGGCAGCGGTCGACGAGGCGAACAAGCAGGTCTCGCACGCGGAGTCGATCAAGAAGTTCATCGTGCTGGCGAACGACTTCACCGAGGCTGGTGGCGAGATCACGCCCAGTTTGAAGTTGAAGCGCAATGTGGTGAACAAGAACTACGCGTCCGACATCGAGGCGCTGTACCGAAAGTAG